CGACGACCACGTCTCGCTCGATAGTTACGAGTCGGCGACCAGCGCCGCCGCGCTCGGCGGCGTCACCTCAGTAATCGACTTCGGCTGGCAGGCGTACGTCAGCGAGGACAGCGCGTGGGACGAGGAGAGTACCATCCGCGAGGGCGTCGAGCGAAAGCGCGCGAAGGCCGAGAATCCCGTGGTCGACTTCAGCCTTCACGGCGGGTTCTTGCGCGAAGGTGAGGACGCCTTCGAGGAGTTAGCGAGACTCGTCGAGGACGGCATCACCTCGTTCAAAATGTACAGCACCTACGAGTTCGGTCTCTCGAACGGTTACATCCGCCGGGTGTTCGAGAAGTTGGCCGATCTCGACGCCGTCGCGGTCGCCCACACCGAGGATCACAGCGTCTGTGAGTCTTTGACCGAGGAATTTCGGGAGGCAGGGCGCGACGACCCCCGCTGGCTCGCCGAGGCGCGACCGGACTACGCCGAAGCGATGGCCGCCGACGACCTCGCGCGCCTCGCCAGCGAGATCGGTGTCAAATACTACGGGTTCCATACTGCTTCCAGGAAGGCGGCGGACGCGCTCGCGCGCTATCGGCGCGACGGGAGCAACATTCGGGGCGAGGCCTGCGTCCACCATACCACGCTGACGAAGGAGCGCTACGACGAGCTAAGGAATTTGCCGAAGCTCACGCCGCCGTTGCGGACCACAGACGACAACGACGGGCTGTTCGAACACCTCCGCGAGGGTGCGCTGAGCGTCGTCTCGACCGATCACGTCGCCCAGACGCGCGAGCGCAAGGAGACCACCGAGTGGTGGGAAGACCCGTACGGGGCTAACGGGCTCCAGGCGAGCCTCGCGGTGTTCCACGACGAAGCGGTGAACCGGCGCGGCTTCTCGTATCCGTTCCTCGTCCGAACGATGTGTGCGAACCCCGCACGAACGTTCGGGTTCGCCGAGAAGGGAACGCTCGATCCAGGTACTGACGCCGACATCGTCCTGTTCGACCCGAACGAGTCCTACACCATCACGGCCGAAGACAACGCTTCGGTCGCCGACTACTCGATCTACGAGGGTCGTGACGTGACCGGTCGCGTCGAGACGACACTCGTCCGCGGCGAGGTCGTCGCCGACGACGGCAAGATCGTCCAGACCGGTCGCGGCGAGTTCGTCCCGCGCGAGCGGCCCGACTGGAGCGTCTGAGCCGAATAGTATTCTTAGCGAGTCGTCGGTTCGATTTCGAGATCACGAACGCGAGCGTCGGCTACCGGATGGCGGACAGAGGGACCGACGGCTCGGCGTTGCGGTCGAAAAATCTGGTCGGACCCTCGCCGCCCGGTTAGACTTCGCGGATGGTGATGTCTTTCTGTCCGGTTCTGAGCGTTTCCTGTTCCATCTCCCGGAGTTCGTCCCGTGCGGCATTGAGGGTTGCGACGTGGTTGCCCGCCAACTCCCCGGCAGGACTCTTGAAGCACGTCGAGCCACAGGGGACGAGGATCTCCTTTTCGTTGCGGTAGCCCGGATAGAGCAGAATGTCGCCGTAGGACGGATACACCGTGTGGTTCTCGCGGGGGATCTCGGGAAGTTCGATCTCGTCGATGTTGACCCACGTCGCGTGACCGCTCCAGCGGACGTGCATCAGATGTGATTCGAGCGGCAGGAAGTCGCGCATGGCTTCGACCGACTCCGGAGCCTCCTCTTCGAGCAGTTCGGCCGTGTAGACGTCGCCGTCGATGTCGAATTCCAGTTCTCCCATGTCCTCCGACGCAACCGCCCACCTGATAAACGTTGTGGAACCCCCCTCCCACGAACCCCTCGGTCGAAACGATATTCGAGGATGCCCATCGACCTGCCGGTCGGTCCCGCGGTGATACCGAACCTTGAAGTAGGTACCCGAACCACATGATAATTGCAGGATGACTGTCAGAGAACGTCTTCCGACGAACGGCCAGCGAACCGACGACGGGCGGTGCAACTAATCACATGACACAGAGACACGACGAGCGACTCCACGACAGAAAGTTCGTCCGCACCTTCTTCACCTCCCCCACGGCGGTGGAGGGCGAAGAGGATTCGGCGAAGATGATCCGCAGCGCGAGCGGCCTGCGGGGCATGCAGGCCCCCGACGTCTGGGTGCCGGACAACGAGGACGCGACCGCGCCGTCGATGCGCGACGAGGGTGCACGGAACA
This portion of the Halococcus sediminicola genome encodes:
- a CDS encoding DUF3830 family protein; protein product: MGELEFDIDGDVYTAELLEEEAPESVEAMRDFLPLESHLMHVRWSGHATWVNIDEIELPEIPRENHTVYPSYGDILLYPGYRNEKEILVPCGSTCFKSPAGELAGNHVATLNAARDELREMEQETLRTGQKDITIREV
- a CDS encoding dihydroorotase, with translation MTVDTVIANGTVVTSERTFEGAVAIDEGTIVAVGDEETLPGASSTIDASDRLVMPGVVDPHVHVDDHVSLDSYESATSAAALGGVTSVIDFGWQAYVSEDSAWDEESTIREGVERKRAKAENPVVDFSLHGGFLREGEDAFEELARLVEDGITSFKMYSTYEFGLSNGYIRRVFEKLADLDAVAVAHTEDHSVCESLTEEFREAGRDDPRWLAEARPDYAEAMAADDLARLASEIGVKYYGFHTASRKAADALARYRRDGSNIRGEACVHHTTLTKERYDELRNLPKLTPPLRTTDDNDGLFEHLREGALSVVSTDHVAQTRERKETTEWWEDPYGANGLQASLAVFHDEAVNRRGFSYPFLVRTMCANPARTFGFAEKGTLDPGTDADIVLFDPNESYTITAEDNASVADYSIYEGRDVTGRVETTLVRGEVVADDGKIVQTGRGEFVPRERPDWSV